The Dendropsophus ebraccatus isolate aDenEbr1 chromosome 3, aDenEbr1.pat, whole genome shotgun sequence genome includes a region encoding these proteins:
- the SELPLG gene encoding P-selectin glycoprotein ligand 1, translated as MSFLATALLLCLWLSSAIAYKLPLLNGAILTDEDGTMDKPNNSPFGKNYKWEWQSQDRVDKGTLLSRLRRDTDNTNKGDGKLDGKIIPKSKPTDLPLDKFSNVTPYILKASSAAFIKAKTMALLDEDETTPLTVLKQTTKRAGQELDEDETTPLTDREQTTKRAGQELVDDETTPLTKPEQTAKKAGQELEEETTHVDKSVTQLKTMATELNPTTSEKLSVLTVDKYKKATTVHSTDSQDTSTQQITTNGKLLEDNTPSLPKKTPETSATSTTAILHGLTTGHEVSSTGSSVKPAAVTHTPSPSEDQVNTQSLMRQCMLTILILAVVCTIFIISTIALAAKLSSMKQKSKLRHPATYTEMRCISSLLPDSDQHNKPQPKRLKTFASSMEESDGDNTTLNSFLPDH; from the coding sequence ATGTCTTTTCTGGCGACAGCACTCCTTTTGTGTTTGTGGTTGTCTTCGGCCATTGCTTACAAGCTTCCTCTTCTGAATGGAGCCATTTTGACTGATGAAGATGGCACCATGGATAAACCTAATAATTCTCCTTTTGGAAAAAACTACAAGTGGGAATGGCAATCGCAGGACAGAGTGGATAAAGGGACTCTGTTATCCCGCTTGAGAAGAGACACAGATAACACTAATAAGGGAGATGGAAAGCTAGATGGAAAAATAATACCGAAAAGTAAACCAACAGACCTACCATTGGACAAGTTTTCCAATGTCACCCCATATATTCTGAAGGCATCTAGTGCTGCTTTTATCAAAGCTAAGACCATGGCTCTTTTGGATGAAGATGAAACCACCCCTTTAACTGTTCTAAAACAAACAACAAAGAGAGCTGGACAGGAACTCGATGAAGATGAAACCACCCCTTTAACTGATCGAGAACAAACTACGAAGAGGGCCGGACAGGAACTCGTTGATGATGAAACCACCCCTTTAACTAAGCCGGAACAAACAGCAAAGAAAGCTGGACAGGAACTTGAAGAGGAAACCACACATGTAGACAAATCAGTTACACAGCTGAAAACTATGGCCACTGAATTAAACCCTACCACATCCGAAAAGCTATCAGTTTTAACAGTTGACAAATATAAAAAAGCCACCACAGTCCATTCTACAGATAGTCAAGACACAAGTACCCAACAGATTACCACCAACGGTAAATTGCTGGAGGATAACACACCTAGTTTACCAAAGAAGACACCCGAGACCTCGGCAACCTCAACCACAGCTATCTTGCATGGTCTAACAACTGGACATGAAGTTTCCTCCACTGGATCTTCTGTAAAACCTGCAGCGGTAACACATACGCCTTCACCCTCAGAAGACCAAGTAAACACACAGTCTCTAATGAGACAGTGCATGCTTACTATCTTAATTCTTGCCGTTGTGTGTACCATATTTATTATTTCGACTATAGCTCTTGCTGCCAAACTTTCTTCTATGAAACAAAAAAGCAAACTACGTCACCCAGCCACCTACACGGAAATGAGGTGTATTTCTTCTCTCCTGCCAGACAGTGACCAGCACAACAAACCGCAGCCTAAAAGGCTGAAGACATTCGCGTCCAGCATGGAGGAGAGTGATGGCGATAACACCACTCTCAACAGCTTCCTTCCCGATCATTAG